One region of Thiomonas intermedia genomic DNA includes:
- a CDS encoding ParA family protein, with translation MTQIFCIANQKGGVGKTTTSVNLAAALARIGQRVLLVDMDPQGNATMGSGVDKHTLEASIYEVLIGQTELAQARQRGTKAGYDVIGANRELAGAEVELVDLPQRERRLKSALATVEADYDFILIDSPPALGLLTLNGLCAAHGVIVPMQCEYFALEGLSDLVNTIKQVHANLNRDLRIIGLLRVMFDPRITLQQQVSEQIKGHFGDKVFNTVIPRNVRLAEAPSYGLPGVVFDPSSRGAKAFIEFAQEMVDRLAVAA, from the coding sequence TTGACGCAGATTTTTTGCATTGCGAATCAGAAGGGTGGCGTTGGTAAAACCACCACCAGTGTCAACCTGGCCGCCGCTCTCGCTCGCATCGGCCAGCGCGTCCTCCTGGTCGACATGGACCCCCAAGGCAATGCCACCATGGGCTCCGGCGTGGACAAACACACGCTCGAAGCCTCGATCTACGAAGTGCTGATCGGCCAGACCGAGCTTGCGCAGGCCCGGCAGCGCGGCACCAAGGCGGGCTATGACGTGATCGGGGCCAACCGCGAGTTGGCCGGTGCCGAGGTCGAACTCGTCGATCTTCCTCAACGCGAGCGCCGACTCAAGTCAGCGCTCGCCACCGTCGAAGCCGACTACGACTTCATCCTCATCGACAGCCCGCCCGCCCTTGGGCTGCTGACGCTCAATGGACTGTGCGCCGCACACGGCGTCATCGTGCCCATGCAATGCGAGTATTTCGCACTCGAAGGGCTGTCCGACCTGGTCAACACCATCAAACAGGTGCACGCCAATCTCAACCGCGATCTGCGCATCATCGGTCTGCTACGGGTCATGTTCGATCCCCGCATCACCCTGCAGCAGCAGGTCAGCGAGCAGATCAAGGGCCATTTCGGCGACAAGGTATTCAACACCGTCATTCCGCGCAATGTCCGGCTCGCGGAGGCCCCCAGCTACGGGCTGCCCGGGGTGGTGTTCGATCCCAGCAGCCGGGGCGCCAAAGCCTTCATCGAATTTGCCCAGGAAATGGTGGACCGCCTTGCGGTCGCCGCATGA
- the rsmG gene encoding 16S rRNA (guanine(527)-N(7))-methyltransferase RsmG: MSTASTQTAADFSLERFLHQTLDALGLTLDEHQQRQLLDFTALLQRWNSVFNLTAVRDVEGMARLHLADCLAALPALQRLAPRRLLDVGSGGGLPGIVFAIGLPDTDIHLVDTVQKKCAFLQQTSGSLRLKQVQVHHARVEALTDPAGFDCITSRAFSDLPLLVNSTSSLLAPGGQWCAMKGRPPADEIAALGDAVLSRIEPLQVPGLEAQRCLVWLRRATR; encoded by the coding sequence GTGAGCACCGCCAGCACGCAGACCGCAGCCGACTTCTCGCTCGAACGCTTCCTCCATCAGACCCTGGACGCGCTCGGTCTGACACTCGACGAGCACCAACAACGCCAGTTGCTCGATTTCACCGCACTGCTTCAACGCTGGAACAGCGTCTTCAATCTCACGGCGGTTCGCGATGTCGAAGGCATGGCGCGCCTGCATCTGGCGGACTGCCTGGCCGCCCTGCCCGCCCTTCAGCGCCTTGCCCCCCGGCGCCTGCTCGACGTCGGCTCGGGCGGCGGCCTCCCGGGCATCGTGTTCGCCATCGGGCTGCCCGATACCGACATTCATCTGGTCGATACCGTCCAGAAGAAGTGCGCTTTTTTGCAGCAGACGAGCGGCAGCCTGAGGCTCAAGCAGGTCCAGGTCCATCATGCGCGGGTTGAGGCCCTCACCGATCCGGCCGGTTTCGACTGCATCACCAGCCGCGCCTTCAGCGATCTGCCCCTTCTGGTGAACAGCACGTCGAGCCTGCTCGCACCTGGCGGGCAGTGGTGCGCGATGAAGGGCCGCCCGCCCGCCGACGAAATTGCCGCCTTGGGCGACGCCGTGCTTTCGCGCATCGAACCCCTGCAGGTACCCGGACTGGAAGCACAGCGTTGCCTGGTCTGGCTGCGGCGAGCAACGCGCTGA